The Halorientalis sp. IM1011 genome window below encodes:
- a CDS encoding UPF0058 family protein → MRKDEFLYLHQLLAVTQRTLAARGVSDAEAAAETVSPMAAHASKADHQRAVTALAAGLAAATEADAERTERDRARQASQ, encoded by the coding sequence ATGCGGAAAGACGAGTTTCTGTACCTCCACCAGCTGCTCGCCGTGACACAGCGGACGCTGGCAGCGCGGGGCGTGAGCGACGCCGAGGCGGCCGCGGAGACAGTTTCGCCGATGGCAGCCCACGCGTCGAAGGCGGACCACCAGCGGGCCGTAACTGCGCTCGCGGCGGGGCTGGCGGCGGCGACCGAGGCGGACGCGGAGCGGACCGAGCGTGACCGGGCGCGACAGGCGTCACAGTGA
- a CDS encoding nitrite/sulfite reductase translates to MPSKVENWKSEVYGSEIREHLMEFAEEGWESIPDDEHDEWFERFKWWGLYHQRSGQESYFMMRIGTPNGVIEPGQLEVIGEVAKEYATGPAENPEFGEAYCDWTTRQSIQLHWIKLEDIPEIFEKLESVGLSTQQACGDSWRNIVGCPVAGKDKHEHIDAWPIAEDLHETFKGNEDHVNLPRKWKVSVTGCDQGCGQGDINDLAFEPAEKDGELGFNVRVGGGLARKEPRFARDIDVWVPTEKVSDVAGGLSALFREYGDREDRFNARIKFLVDEWGPEKMRRVLQEEFVDFELPTAGEDMRDQYTYNAGHDDGHGDHVGVHEQPDGNYYVGLNVLVGRMGVDDTLELAELAEEYGSGEVRLTQRQNVIVTDVPEADLDAFLDEPLLEDYSPDPHPFMRGSIACTGTEFCSLSITETKNRQVRYARWLKDNVDLPEGVEEFHIHLSGCTASCAQPQIADVSLRGMKTRKDGEPVEAYDIGLGGGLGEDPQFADWVEMRVAADEVPGYIENLLATYEDQRAEGETFREFVAARDEEELQEVADAEETSYDDPYMHNTKMTWYPYADEDDMNASPAPTDGAGQPLATSDD, encoded by the coding sequence ATGCCGAGCAAGGTCGAGAACTGGAAATCGGAGGTGTACGGATCGGAGATCCGTGAGCACCTCATGGAATTCGCGGAGGAGGGGTGGGAGTCGATCCCCGACGACGAGCACGACGAGTGGTTCGAGCGGTTCAAGTGGTGGGGGCTGTACCACCAGCGCTCCGGACAGGAGAGCTACTTCATGATGCGTATCGGGACACCGAACGGCGTGATCGAGCCCGGTCAGCTCGAGGTCATCGGTGAGGTCGCCAAGGAGTACGCGACCGGCCCCGCCGAGAACCCCGAGTTCGGCGAGGCCTACTGTGACTGGACGACCCGTCAGTCGATCCAGCTCCACTGGATCAAACTGGAGGACATCCCGGAAATCTTCGAGAAGCTGGAATCCGTCGGTCTCTCTACGCAGCAGGCCTGTGGTGACTCCTGGCGCAACATCGTCGGCTGTCCGGTCGCCGGCAAGGACAAGCACGAACACATCGACGCGTGGCCCATCGCGGAGGACCTCCACGAGACGTTCAAGGGCAACGAGGACCACGTCAACCTCCCCCGGAAGTGGAAGGTCTCCGTCACCGGGTGTGACCAGGGCTGTGGCCAGGGCGACATCAACGATCTGGCCTTCGAACCCGCCGAGAAGGACGGCGAACTCGGCTTCAACGTCCGGGTCGGCGGCGGCCTCGCCCGGAAGGAGCCCCGCTTCGCCCGCGATATCGACGTGTGGGTGCCCACGGAGAAGGTCAGCGACGTGGCGGGCGGTCTGTCCGCGCTCTTTCGGGAGTACGGCGACCGCGAGGACCGCTTCAACGCCCGCATCAAGTTTCTCGTCGACGAGTGGGGCCCCGAGAAGATGCGCCGCGTCCTGCAGGAGGAGTTCGTCGACTTCGAGCTCCCCACCGCGGGCGAGGACATGCGCGACCAGTACACCTACAACGCGGGCCACGACGACGGCCACGGCGACCACGTGGGTGTCCACGAACAGCCCGACGGCAACTACTACGTCGGCCTGAACGTCCTCGTCGGCCGGATGGGCGTCGACGACACGCTGGAACTCGCGGAACTCGCCGAGGAGTACGGCTCCGGCGAAGTCCGGCTGACCCAGCGCCAGAACGTCATCGTCACGGACGTGCCCGAGGCGGACCTCGACGCCTTCCTCGACGAACCGCTGCTCGAGGACTACTCGCCCGACCCACACCCGTTCATGCGGGGCTCCATCGCCTGCACGGGCACGGAGTTCTGTTCGCTCTCGATCACCGAGACGAAGAACCGGCAGGTCCGCTACGCCCGCTGGCTCAAGGACAACGTCGACCTGCCCGAGGGCGTCGAGGAGTTCCACATCCACCTGTCGGGCTGTACGGCCTCCTGTGCCCAGCCCCAGATCGCCGACGTGTCCCTGCGGGGCATGAAGACCCGCAAGGACGGCGAACCGGTCGAAGCCTACGACATCGGCCTCGGCGGTGGGCTCGGCGAGGACCCGCAGTTCGCCGACTGGGTCGAGATGCGCGTCGCCGCCGACGAAGTGCCCGGCTACATCGAGAACCTGCTGGCGACCTACGAAGACCAGCGCGCCGAGGGCGAGACCTTCCGCGAGTTCGTCGCCGCCCGCGACGAAGAGGAACTGCAGGAGGTCGCCGACGCCGAGGAGACGAGCTACGACGACCCCTACATGCACAACACGAAGATGACGTGGTACCCCTACGCCGACGAGGACGACATGAACGCCTCGCCCGCTCCGACGGACGGCGCCGGCCAGCCGCTGGCCACCTCGGACGATTAG
- a CDS encoding DUF6360 family protein — MADRILKVNAYTTFDLLDGRVEGHGFEEEALAVLNVTAPRNDPDHVKLQLEMDNTQLDAVDPHADHVTLSAPEARELAAELEEYAGKVEAAQSE; from the coding sequence ATGGCAGACCGCATCCTGAAAGTCAACGCCTATACCACGTTCGACCTGCTGGACGGGCGCGTCGAGGGCCACGGGTTCGAGGAGGAAGCCCTGGCCGTCCTGAACGTCACCGCGCCGCGCAACGACCCCGATCACGTGAAACTCCAGCTGGAGATGGACAACACGCAACTCGACGCGGTGGATCCCCACGCCGACCACGTCACGCTCTCGGCGCCGGAGGCCCGGGAACTCGCGGCCGAACTGGAGGAGTACGCCGGGAAGGTCGAGGCCGCACAGTCGGAGTAG
- a CDS encoding CPCC family cysteine-rich protein yields the protein MEPDGNPASRELGFCPCCGYQSLPEDQPGSYEVCPVCDWMDDPVQFHNPAYVGDTNHVSLAEARENFGEHGACTPEAASDTRDPREDERRDPNWPYEG from the coding sequence ATGGAACCAGACGGGAACCCGGCCTCGCGCGAACTCGGTTTCTGCCCCTGCTGTGGCTACCAGTCGCTCCCGGAGGACCAGCCGGGGTCCTACGAAGTGTGTCCCGTCTGTGACTGGATGGACGACCCTGTCCAGTTCCACAACCCCGCCTACGTGGGGGACACGAACCACGTCTCGCTGGCCGAGGCCCGCGAGAACTTCGGGGAACACGGGGCCTGCACGCCGGAGGCCGCGTCGGACACCCGGGACCCCCGCGAGGACGAGCGCCGGGACCCGAACTGGCCATACGAGGGGTAG
- a CDS encoding oxidoreductase, producing the protein MSEWTTADMPDLSGDTVIVTGANSGLGFEGTRAFAEAGATVVLACRSVDRGESAADEIRTEVPAADLDVMELDLGDLDSVETFAESFSDAYDDLRVLCNNAGVMAIPRSETADGFETQFGVNHLGHFALTGHLLDTLRETDGESRVVTQSSGLHENGEMRFDDLQGERDYDEWGAYGQSKLANLLFAFELDRRLDAAGIEGITSLGCHPGYADTNLQRRGPEQAGSTIRLAMMKVANAVLAQDAATGALPMLYAATAPDLSGGEYVGPSGFMNMRGPPAEDTPSREARDPERARRLWEVSEDLTGVTYDLPEAAVTAD; encoded by the coding sequence ATGTCCGAGTGGACGACGGCCGACATGCCAGACCTGTCGGGCGACACAGTGATCGTCACCGGCGCGAACAGCGGCCTCGGGTTCGAGGGGACACGGGCCTTCGCCGAGGCGGGCGCGACGGTCGTGCTGGCCTGCCGGAGCGTCGATCGCGGCGAGTCGGCGGCCGACGAGATCCGGACCGAGGTGCCCGCCGCCGACCTCGACGTGATGGAACTGGACCTCGGGGACCTCGACAGCGTCGAGACGTTCGCCGAGTCGTTCAGCGACGCCTACGACGACCTGCGGGTCCTCTGTAACAACGCCGGCGTGATGGCGATCCCCCGGAGCGAGACCGCGGACGGCTTCGAGACGCAGTTCGGCGTCAACCACCTCGGCCACTTCGCGCTGACGGGGCACCTGCTGGATACCCTCCGCGAGACCGACGGCGAGAGTCGGGTGGTCACCCAGTCCAGCGGCCTTCACGAGAACGGGGAGATGCGGTTCGACGACCTGCAGGGCGAGCGCGACTACGACGAGTGGGGCGCCTACGGCCAGAGCAAACTCGCGAACCTGCTCTTCGCTTTCGAACTGGACCGCCGGCTCGACGCGGCCGGGATCGAGGGCATCACGAGTCTGGGCTGTCACCCGGGCTACGCCGACACGAATCTCCAGCGCCGCGGCCCGGAACAGGCCGGGTCGACCATCCGGCTGGCGATGATGAAAGTCGCCAACGCCGTTCTCGCACAGGACGCCGCGACGGGGGCACTCCCGATGCTATACGCCGCGACCGCCCCGGACCTCTCTGGCGGGGAGTACGTCGGCCCCAGCGGGTTCATGAACATGCGCGGCCCGCCGGCCGAGGACACGCCGTCCCGGGAAGCCCGTGACCCCGAACGCGCCCGCCGGCTCTGGGAGGTCTCCGAGGACCTGACCGGCGTGACCTACGATCTACCCGAGGCGGCCGTAACGGCCGACTGA
- a CDS encoding DUF302 domain-containing protein — translation MDRRTLLRLLGVGAAAGLAGCGGPGEESSPTGTPTETQMTQADTTTTDGEQTTDEPTGEGAMDDGLVTVTVDRSVDATVQRIESDVEASPLTLLATVDHAENAASVDQDLPPTRLLLVGNPDVGTPLMQDARSVAIDLPQKLLVWDDGGQTMVTYNDPQYLARRHGIEGQTDRLNQIGSVLNDLATGSGEFGGPEGGTPTGTATETPDGTPTETQSPGS, via the coding sequence ATGGACCGACGAACACTGCTCCGTCTCCTCGGCGTCGGTGCGGCCGCCGGCCTCGCCGGCTGTGGCGGCCCGGGAGAGGAGTCGTCACCGACAGGCACACCTACTGAGACACAGATGACACAGGCAGATACCACCACGACCGACGGGGAACAGACGACCGACGAACCGACCGGCGAAGGAGCGATGGACGACGGGCTCGTGACAGTCACCGTCGATCGGAGCGTCGACGCGACCGTCCAGCGGATCGAGAGCGACGTGGAGGCGAGTCCACTGACACTCCTTGCCACCGTCGATCACGCCGAGAACGCCGCCTCGGTCGACCAGGACCTCCCGCCGACCCGACTCCTCCTCGTCGGCAACCCCGATGTGGGAACCCCGTTGATGCAGGACGCCAGATCCGTCGCCATCGACCTCCCCCAGAAACTGCTCGTCTGGGACGACGGCGGCCAGACGATGGTGACCTACAACGACCCGCAGTACCTGGCCCGCCGCCACGGTATCGAGGGCCAGACCGACCGCCTGAATCAGATCGGATCCGTCCTGAACGACCTCGCGACCGGGAGCGGGGAGTTCGGCGGACCCGAGGGCGGAACGCCGACCGGGACCGCCACCGAGACACCGGACGGCACGCCCACCGAAACGCAAAGCCCGGGGTCGTGA
- a CDS encoding glutaredoxin family protein: MPEVTVYSRENCHLCEEAKATVEAVASEVDAAVTVEEVDVDEDPELREEYGERVPYVLVDGTPKFKYRVDADDLRRALES, from the coding sequence ATGCCCGAGGTCACCGTCTACTCCCGGGAGAACTGTCACCTCTGTGAGGAGGCCAAAGCGACCGTCGAGGCGGTGGCGAGTGAGGTCGACGCCGCGGTCACCGTCGAGGAGGTGGACGTGGACGAGGACCCCGAGCTCCGCGAGGAGTACGGGGAACGCGTCCCCTACGTCCTCGTCGACGGGACGCCCAAGTTCAAATACCGCGTCGACGCCGACGACCTCCGCCGTGCGCTGGAGTCGTGA
- a CDS encoding FAD-dependent oxidoreductase produces MSDPFVVIGGDAAGLSAASKCKREAPDREVIVFEKGRWVSYAHCGEPYFVKGEVEKLENLLSLTPEDVAERDIDLRREHEVTAVDPDAETVTVEGPDGEVDQPYGDLLVATGARAVTGPIEGTDLDGAFPLHGLDDAAAIRAFLLDPSEDALADVGGQDFVDRERVERFGAMMPPETAAIVGGGYVGVEMAEALSAHGLDVHVFQRSGHLISPFGEAVGEAVAEELREQGVTLHLGEEVDRLAGDGRVERLECAGGTALDVDLAVVGVGVAPNTGLLEGTGIELGEDGAVAVDEYGETARDGIYAAGDCAEDDHTVTGEPAWVPLGLTANRAGRAVGATVAGDPTPVGEVAGTAVVKAFEQECGRVGLLEDGAEDAGFDPVTETITAGSRSGYYPGAVETTVTLVADRDSERLLGGTIVGTDRAAVRIDTVATALEADMTVGELERTDLAYAPPFSPVWDPILVAAKVLNGKLKD; encoded by the coding sequence ATGTCGGATCCATTCGTCGTGATCGGCGGGGACGCCGCGGGACTGAGCGCAGCCAGCAAGTGCAAACGCGAAGCGCCCGACCGCGAGGTGATCGTCTTCGAGAAAGGGCGGTGGGTCTCCTACGCTCACTGCGGTGAACCCTACTTCGTGAAGGGCGAGGTCGAGAAACTGGAGAACCTGCTCTCGCTCACGCCCGAGGACGTGGCCGAGCGCGACATCGACCTCCGGCGCGAGCACGAGGTGACCGCCGTCGATCCCGACGCCGAGACCGTCACCGTCGAGGGGCCGGACGGCGAGGTCGACCAACCCTACGGCGACCTGCTGGTCGCGACCGGCGCACGGGCGGTGACCGGGCCCATCGAGGGGACCGATCTCGACGGAGCCTTCCCGCTGCACGGACTGGACGACGCGGCCGCGATCAGAGCCTTCCTGCTCGATCCCAGCGAGGACGCGCTGGCGGACGTGGGCGGTCAGGACTTCGTCGACCGCGAGCGCGTCGAGCGGTTCGGGGCGATGATGCCGCCGGAGACGGCTGCCATCGTCGGCGGTGGCTACGTCGGCGTCGAGATGGCCGAGGCCCTGTCGGCCCACGGTCTCGACGTGCACGTCTTCCAGCGCTCGGGCCACCTCATCTCGCCGTTCGGCGAGGCCGTCGGCGAAGCCGTCGCCGAGGAACTCCGCGAGCAGGGCGTCACCCTCCACCTCGGCGAGGAGGTCGACCGACTCGCCGGCGACGGCCGCGTCGAGCGCCTGGAGTGTGCGGGCGGCACGGCTCTCGACGTAGATCTCGCGGTCGTCGGCGTCGGCGTCGCACCCAACACGGGCCTGCTCGAGGGTACCGGGATCGAACTGGGCGAGGACGGCGCGGTGGCGGTCGACGAGTACGGCGAAACCGCCAGGGATGGGATCTACGCCGCCGGCGACTGCGCCGAGGACGACCACACCGTCACGGGCGAACCGGCGTGGGTCCCGCTGGGTCTCACGGCCAACCGGGCGGGCCGGGCCGTCGGCGCGACCGTCGCCGGCGACCCGACGCCGGTCGGCGAGGTCGCGGGGACGGCCGTCGTCAAGGCCTTCGAGCAGGAGTGCGGCCGGGTCGGCCTGCTCGAAGACGGAGCCGAAGACGCCGGTTTCGATCCCGTCACCGAGACGATCACCGCCGGCTCGCGGTCGGGCTACTACCCCGGCGCGGTCGAGACGACGGTGACGCTCGTCGCCGACCGCGATAGCGAGCGACTGCTCGGGGGGACCATCGTCGGCACCGACCGCGCGGCCGTGCGGATCGACACCGTCGCCACGGCACTGGAAGCGGACATGACCGTCGGCGAACTCGAACGCACCGACCTGGCCTACGCCCCGCCCTTCAGCCCCGTCTGGGACCCGATCCTCGTCGCCGCCAAGGTCCTGAACGGGAAGCTGAAAGATTGA
- a CDS encoding MBL fold metallo-hydrolase has translation MDVRFLGGAGEVGRSAILIDDSLLVDFGTKTADPPQFPVETPDPDAVVVSHGHLDHVGSIPSLLSGDRRPPIHWTPPTRELTLTLARDTLKLHGGTYDCPFTEEEVRRVTQVSETHGYREPFEAAGYEVTFYDAGHIPGSAHVLIDDGETRLFYTGDFHVDSQRLVAGTTARPEADAVICESTYSDVEHDPRSAVEERFAESVKTTIWEGGTVVVPAFAIGRTQEMLMICEAHDIPCYVDGMGTEVTEMVRRHPEFVRDADALQRATSHARFVTGRDGQRKRIAEQNTAIVTTSGMLSGGPAMTYIPEIRDRPVNKIAMTGYQVEGTPGRELLETGSAEIDGRVMPVAAQVEQYDFSAHADRDGLFNLLESYRDTPVIVNHGDRCAAFADELSADGFDASAPEIGEQVSI, from the coding sequence ATGGACGTACGTTTTCTGGGCGGTGCGGGCGAGGTCGGCCGCAGCGCCATCCTGATCGACGACTCCCTCCTGGTGGATTTCGGGACGAAGACCGCCGACCCACCCCAGTTTCCCGTCGAGACACCCGACCCCGACGCCGTCGTGGTCTCCCACGGCCACCTCGACCACGTCGGGTCGATCCCCTCACTGCTCTCCGGTGACCGCCGCCCGCCGATCCACTGGACGCCGCCCACGCGGGAGTTGACGCTGACGCTGGCACGTGATACGCTCAAACTCCACGGCGGGACATACGACTGTCCGTTCACCGAGGAGGAGGTCCGCCGGGTCACGCAGGTCTCCGAGACCCACGGCTATCGCGAGCCGTTCGAGGCCGCCGGCTACGAGGTCACCTTCTACGACGCGGGCCACATCCCCGGGAGTGCGCACGTCCTGATCGACGACGGCGAGACGCGGCTGTTCTACACGGGCGATTTCCACGTCGATTCACAGCGACTCGTGGCCGGCACCACAGCCCGCCCCGAGGCCGACGCCGTGATCTGTGAGAGTACCTACTCCGACGTGGAACACGACCCCCGGAGCGCCGTCGAGGAGCGCTTCGCCGAGAGCGTCAAGACCACCATCTGGGAGGGTGGGACCGTCGTCGTCCCCGCCTTCGCCATCGGGCGGACTCAGGAGATGCTCATGATCTGCGAGGCTCACGACATCCCCTGTTACGTCGACGGGATGGGCACCGAGGTGACCGAGATGGTGCGCCGCCATCCCGAGTTCGTCCGCGACGCCGACGCCCTCCAGCGGGCGACGAGCCACGCCCGTTTCGTCACGGGGCGGGACGGTCAACGAAAGCGGATCGCCGAGCAGAACACCGCTATCGTCACCACGAGCGGGATGCTCTCGGGCGGCCCGGCGATGACCTACATCCCCGAAATCAGAGACCGGCCCGTCAACAAGATCGCCATGACGGGCTATCAGGTGGAGGGGACGCCCGGCCGCGAGTTACTGGAGACGGGCAGCGCCGAGATCGACGGCCGTGTCATGCCCGTCGCCGCACAGGTCGAACAGTACGACTTCTCGGCCCACGCCGACCGCGACGGGCTTTTCAACCTGCTCGAGTCCTACCGCGACACGCCCGTCATCGTCAATCACGGCGACCGGTGTGCGGCGTTCGCCGACGAACTCTCAGCCGACGGGTTCGACGCCAGTGCGCCGGAAATCGGGGAGCAGGTGTCGATCTGA
- a CDS encoding AarF/ABC1/UbiB kinase family protein — MADSEAGTSAGVSDRSRAATGPGGSAAGSGQSERTDDDPDDIEQGDRWLRLRVAWRLVVVTWEFLPLVLAYARDRRRFLLFGRGRQVDPETQVARAESLLETLVTLGPTFIKVGQILSTRPDVLPGPYITVLKRLQDRVPPAEWAEIEPIVEAEVGPVAEAFETFDTEPISGASLGQVYTARLDGQRVAVKVLRPNIRRRVAADLRVIETLTPLLIRGAEPGQAFTLENLADEFSATIREEMDYGHEARMLETVRENFADDDGVRVPEPIDTHSGPRVLTMEYVEGTKITDVERLDEMGVDREALVDRLFSAYIEMVLEQGVFHADPHPGNLAVQADGTIVFYDFGITGTVSDRLQEQIFEMYVSIARNDVDGIVDSFVAMGALDPTADRRLIREMFEIVIESFRGRNVDQYRVQQLVAEFQAELYEFPLRLPQELALIVRVTTVLEGVCRTLDPEFDLIALVTEYVREEGYASRGVRELLDRASDEVQVTGRALLVTGPKLEHTLDRAARDDITVRTALGDEEGLFDRLAKQVVLGFVFAGSVVAALLLFVAGDETAAAVAALGAALAFVGIYRSLRRRSGIQTEPQFTRQNLREREHGDDGGYGQAHGDIEEGRE, encoded by the coding sequence ATGGCCGACTCCGAGGCGGGGACGAGCGCGGGTGTCTCGGACCGATCCCGAGCAGCGACGGGACCCGGCGGGTCCGCGGCCGGGAGCGGCCAGTCGGAACGGACGGACGACGACCCGGACGACATCGAACAGGGCGACCGCTGGCTCCGACTCCGCGTCGCCTGGCGGCTGGTCGTCGTCACCTGGGAGTTCCTCCCGCTCGTGCTGGCCTACGCCCGTGACCGACGGCGCTTCCTCCTGTTCGGGCGCGGGCGTCAGGTCGACCCCGAGACGCAGGTCGCCCGCGCCGAGTCGTTACTGGAGACGCTGGTGACGCTCGGCCCGACGTTCATCAAGGTGGGCCAGATCCTCTCGACGCGACCCGACGTGCTCCCCGGCCCCTACATCACCGTCCTCAAGCGGCTGCAGGACCGCGTCCCGCCGGCCGAGTGGGCCGAGATCGAACCCATCGTCGAGGCCGAGGTCGGCCCCGTCGCGGAGGCCTTCGAGACCTTCGACACCGAGCCGATCAGCGGCGCGAGCCTCGGGCAGGTGTACACCGCCCGGCTGGACGGCCAGCGGGTCGCGGTGAAGGTCCTGCGGCCGAACATCCGCCGGCGCGTCGCGGCCGATCTCAGGGTTATCGAGACGCTGACGCCCCTGTTGATCCGCGGTGCCGAACCCGGGCAGGCGTTCACCCTCGAAAATCTCGCCGACGAGTTCTCCGCGACTATCCGCGAGGAGATGGACTACGGCCACGAAGCGCGGATGCTCGAAACCGTGCGTGAGAACTTCGCCGACGACGACGGTGTGCGGGTGCCCGAACCCATCGACACCCACTCCGGGCCGCGCGTGCTGACGATGGAGTACGTCGAGGGGACGAAGATCACCGACGTGGAGCGACTGGACGAGATGGGGGTCGACCGGGAGGCGCTGGTCGATCGCCTCTTTTCGGCCTACATCGAGATGGTGCTGGAACAGGGCGTGTTCCACGCCGACCCCCATCCGGGGAACCTCGCGGTGCAGGCCGACGGCACGATCGTCTTCTACGACTTCGGGATCACCGGCACGGTCTCCGATCGCCTGCAAGAGCAGATCTTCGAGATGTACGTGTCCATCGCGCGCAACGACGTGGACGGGATCGTCGACTCCTTCGTCGCGATGGGGGCGCTCGATCCGACAGCAGACCGCCGGCTCATACGCGAGATGTTCGAGATCGTCATCGAGAGCTTCCGGGGACGGAACGTCGACCAGTACCGCGTCCAGCAACTCGTCGCGGAGTTCCAGGCCGAACTGTACGAGTTCCCCCTCCGCCTGCCACAGGAACTGGCGCTGATCGTCCGGGTCACCACAGTTCTGGAAGGAGTCTGTCGGACGCTCGACCCCGAGTTCGACCTGATCGCACTCGTCACCGAGTACGTCCGCGAGGAGGGGTACGCGAGCCGCGGCGTCCGGGAACTGCTCGACCGCGCGAGCGACGAGGTGCAGGTCACAGGCCGGGCGCTGCTGGTGACCGGTCCGAAACTGGAGCACACGCTCGACCGGGCGGCCCGGGACGATATCACCGTGCGGACGGCGCTTGGCGACGAGGAAGGACTGTTCGACCGACTCGCGAAGCAGGTCGTCCTCGGGTTCGTGTTCGCCGGCTCGGTAGTCGCCGCGCTGCTCCTGTTCGTCGCCGGCGACGAGACGGCCGCCGCCGTCGCCGCGCTAGGTGCAGCGCTTGCCTTCGTGGGTATCTATCGCTCGCTCCGTCGTCGGTCGGGGATACAGACCGAACCGCAGTTCACTCGGCAGAATCTCCGGGAACGGGAGCACGGGGACGACGGCGGGTACGGACAGGCACACGGCGATATCGAGGAGGGGCGGGAGTAG
- a CDS encoding 30S ribosomal protein S6e gives MADFTVVVADPESGDTYQLDVDGQDANRFIGRELGDEVDGSAVGLDGYTLELTGGSDNAGRPMRSDVRGPALTSLLSDGGTGFEPTRNGERKRVTVRGREVSEEVRQINAKITERGSEDVADLLGEGEDDE, from the coding sequence ATGGCAGATTTCACCGTCGTCGTCGCGGACCCCGAGAGCGGCGACACCTACCAGCTCGACGTGGACGGACAGGACGCGAACCGCTTCATCGGCCGCGAACTCGGCGACGAGGTCGACGGCTCCGCCGTCGGCCTCGACGGGTACACACTCGAACTCACCGGCGGCTCGGACAACGCGGGCCGACCGATGCGGTCCGACGTGCGCGGGCCGGCCCTCACGTCCCTGCTCTCGGACGGCGGCACCGGCTTCGAGCCGACCCGCAACGGCGAGCGCAAGCGCGTGACCGTTCGCGGTCGCGAGGTCAGCGAGGAGGTCCGGCAGATCAACGCCAAGATCACCGAGCGCGGCTCCGAGGACGTCGCCGACCTGCTGGGCGAGGGCGAGGACGACGAGTAA
- a CDS encoding CheF family chemotaxis protein, with translation MSESVIADFVGKFNASASERGQPATGRILLSQKRLVLAADAGKTTIPLSAIFDVAVGHVPQDLGKFFDSTVTIAFRKGDHRHVAAVEADDDKIEKFSTVLFKALLNGTTMTVKHPARLGGRVTDAAFHPAKLYLKPQMVRFKGPDSTFTVDLSTVTEFERSQREIDGKRREVLSVRHMQDGQAMTSLAAVDSGRKMSILGRYLRLEYSDIVADLEDISLSEAETELLVAVYSTGPGVSLANVVDVEPSQVELLLGDLRSEGLIADGQEETELTAKGRIVVSDKLEDVNQ, from the coding sequence ATGTCGGAATCAGTGATCGCGGACTTCGTGGGCAAATTCAACGCCAGCGCCTCCGAGCGCGGGCAGCCGGCGACCGGCCGGATTCTCCTCAGCCAGAAACGGCTGGTGCTGGCCGCCGACGCCGGCAAGACCACGATCCCGCTGTCCGCGATCTTCGACGTGGCCGTCGGCCACGTGCCCCAGGACCTGGGGAAGTTCTTCGACTCGACGGTGACCATCGCGTTCCGGAAGGGCGACCACCGACACGTCGCGGCCGTCGAGGCCGACGACGACAAGATCGAGAAGTTCTCGACCGTCCTGTTCAAGGCCCTGCTCAACGGGACGACGATGACCGTCAAACACCCGGCGCGGCTCGGGGGCCGCGTCACCGACGCCGCCTTCCACCCCGCGAAACTCTACCTCAAACCGCAGATGGTCCGGTTCAAGGGTCCAGACTCGACGTTCACCGTCGACCTCTCGACGGTGACGGAGTTCGAACGCAGCCAGCGTGAGATCGACGGCAAACGGCGGGAGGTGCTGTCGGTCCGGCACATGCAGGACGGCCAGGCGATGACCTCGCTGGCCGCCGTCGATTCCGGCCGGAAGATGAGCATCCTCGGCCGGTACCTCCGGCTAGAGTACAGCGACATCGTCGCCGACCTCGAGGACATCTCGCTGTCCGAGGCGGAGACGGAACTGCTCGTCGCGGTCTACTCGACCGGCCCCGGCGTCTCGCTGGCCAACGTCGTCGACGTGGAACCCAGTCAGGTCGAGTTGCTGCTGGGTGACCTCCGGAGCGAGGGTCTGATCGCCGACGGACAGGAGGAGACGGAACTCACGGCGAAAGGACGGATCGTCGTCAGCGACAAACTCGAAGACGTCAACCAGTGA